The Erinaceus europaeus chromosome 16, mEriEur2.1, whole genome shotgun sequence genome includes a window with the following:
- the CHAC1 gene encoding glutathione-specific gamma-glutamylcyclotransferase 1 isoform X1, translating to MKQEPRSTPPPSPPAPHLPDAGHRQALWIFGYGSLVWRPDFAFSDSRVGFVRGYSRRFWQGDTFHRGSDEQPGRVVTLLEDREGCTWGVAYQVRGAQVSEALKYLDVREAVLGGYDTKEVTFHPQDAPDQPLKALAYVATPQNPGYLGPAPEEAIATQILACRGFSGHNLEYLLRLADFMQLCGPQAQDEHLAAIVDAVGTRLPCFCPTKQAVTLI from the exons ATGAAGCAGGAGCCCCGGAGCACGCCGCCCCCCTCGCCGCCCGCGCCGCACCTCCCGGACGCCGGCCACCGCCAGGCGCTGTGGATCTTTGGCTACGGCTCGCTGGTTTGGAGGCCTGACTTCGCCTTCAGCGACAGCCGCGTGGGCTTCGTGCGCGGGTACAGCCGCCGCTTCTGGCAGGGGGACACCTTCCATCGGGGCAGCGACGAGCAG cCTGGCCGTGTGGTGACCCTTCTGGAAGATCGTGAG GGCTGCACCTGGGGCGTGGCCTACCAAGTTCGAGGAGCACAGGTGagtgaggctctgaagtaccTGGATGTGCGGGAGGCTGTGCTTGGTGGCTACGACACGAAGGAAGTGACCTTTCACCCTCAAGATGCCCCTGACCAACCTCTCAAAGCTCTGGCCTATGTGGCCACCCCTCAGAATCCTGGCTACCTGGGCCCTGCACCCGAGGAGGCCATTGCCACACAGATCCTGGCTTGCCGTGGATTCTCAGGCCACAACCTGGAGTACCTACTGCGCCTGGCTGACTTCATGCAGCTCTGTGGGCCCCAGGCCCAGGACGAGCACCTGGCGGCTATTGTGGATGCCGTGGGTACCAGActaccctgcttctgccctaCCAAGCAGGCTGTGACACTGATCTGA
- the DLL4 gene encoding delta-like protein 4 isoform X1 — protein MALPSGLASSWALLLLAALCQQRALGSGVFQLQLQEFANERGVLASGLPCQPGCRTFFRVCLKHFQAVVSPGPCTFGSVSTPVLGTNSFVLREDNTRGGRNLVQLPFNFTWPGTFSLIIEAWHAPGDDLRPEMLPADALISKMAVQGSLPVGQNWLLDEQTSPISRLRYSYRVICSDHYYGDSCSRLCRDRDDHFGHYKCQPDGSLSCLPGWTGEYCEEPICLSGCHEQNGYCSKPAECSCRPGWQGPLCNECIPHNGCHHGTCSIPWECNCDEGWGGLFCDQDLNYCTHHSPCKNGATCSNSGQRSYTCTCRPGYTGIDCELELSKCESNPCRNGGSCKDQDGSYRCLCPPGYYGRHCEHSTLSCTDSPCFNGGSCQERSQGASYTCECPPNFTGSNCEKKVDRCTSNPCANGGQCLLRGPTHLCRCRPGFTGTHCEHASSCSHSSCANGGTCHELEHGPVCTCPTGFSGHRCEARVPSGACTLEPCLNGATCYPSVSPDSFVCNCAYGFAGSRCEFPVSLPASFPWVAVSLGVGLVVVLVLLGMVAVAVRQLRLRRPDDSGREAMNNLSDFQKDNLIPAAQLKNTNQKRELEVDCGLDKSNCGKQQNHTLDYNLAPGLLGRGATLGKYVHSDKSLGEKAPLRLHSEKPECRISAICSPRDSMYQSVCLISEERNECVIATEV, from the exons ATGGCACTCCCGTCGGGGCTCGCCTCGAGCTGGGCGCTGCTGCTGCTCGCAGCGCTCTGTCAGCAG cgCGCATTGGGCTCCGGCGTCttccagctgcagctgcaggAGTTCGCCAACGAGCGCGGCGTGCTAGCCAGCGGGCTCCCGTGCCAGCCGGGCTGCCGCACCTTCTTCCGCGTCTGCCTAAAGCACTTCCAGGCGGTCGTCTCGCCCGGACCCTGCACCTTCGGCAGCGTCTCCACGCCTGTGCTGGGCACCAACTCCTTCGTCCTGCGGGAAGACAACACCCGCGGCGGGCGCAACCTTGTCCAGCTGCCCTTCAACTTCACCTGGCCG GGCACCTTCTCGCTCATCATCGAAGCCTGGCACGCTCCCGGAGACGACCTGCGTCCAG AAATGCTGCCTGCGGATGCCCTCATCAGCAAGATGGCCGTCCAGGGCTCCCTTCCTGTGGGCCAGAATTGGCTCCTTGATGAGCAGACCAGCCCCATCTCAAGGCTGCGCTACTCTTACCGGGTAATCTGCAGTGACCACTACTATGGAGACAGCTGCTCACGCCTGTGCAGGGATCGTGACGACCACTTCGGCCACTACAAATGCCAGCCAGATGGCAGTTTGTCATGCCTGCCTGGTTGGACGGGAGAATACTGTGAAGAAC CCATCTGTCTCTCTGGCTGCCATGAACAGAATGGCTACTGCAGCAAGCCGGCTGAGTGCAG CTGCCGCCCGGGCTGGCAGGGTCCCCTGTGCAATGAGTGCATCCCCCACAATGGCTGTCACCACGGCACCTGCAGCATCCCCTGGGAATGTAACTGTGACGAGGGCTGGGGAGGCCTATTCTGTGACCAAG ATCTCAACTACTGTACCCACCACTCCCCATGCAAGAATGGGGCAACATGCTCCAACAGTGGGCAGAGGAGCTACACCTGCACTTGCCGCCCTGGCTACACTGGCATTGACTGTGAGTTGGAGCTCAGCAAGTGTGAGAGCAACCCCTGTCGCAATGGAGGCAGCTGTAAG GACCAGGATGGCAGCTACCGATGCCTGTGCCCCCCAGGCTACTATGGCCGGCACTGTGAGCACAGCACCCTGAGCTGCACCGACTCCCCCTGCTTCAATGGGGGCTCCTGCCAGGAGCGCAGCCAGGGGGCAAGCTATACCTGTGAGTGCCCTCCCAACTTCACCGGCTCCAACTGCGAGAAGAAAGTGGACAGGTGCACTAGCAATCCGTGTGCCAATG GAGGCCAGTGCCTTCTCCGAGGCCCAACTCACCTGTGCCGCTGCCGTCCGGGCTTCACAGGCACCCACTGCGAGCATGCCAGCAGCTGCTCCCACAGCTCCTGCGCCAATGGTGGCACCTGTCATGAATTGGAACATGGGCCAGTATGTACCTGCCCCACTGGCTTCTCTGGCCACCGCTGCGAGGCACGGGTGCCCAGTGGAGCTTGCaccttggagccctgcctcaacGGAGCTACCTGCTACCCCAGCGTCTCTCCAGACAGCTTTGTCTGCAACTGTGCCTATGGCTTTGCGGGCAGCCGCTGTGAATTCCCTGTGAGCCTGCCAGCCAGCTTCCCCTGGGTAGCCGTCTCACTGGGTGTGGGGCTAGTGGTTGTGCTGGTGCTGCTGGGCATGGTAGCTGTAGCCGTGCGACAGCTCCGACTCCGACGTCCAGACGACAGTGGCCGGGAAGCCATGAACAACCTATCAGACTTCCAGAAGGACAACCTGATCCCTGCTGCCCAGCTCAAGAACACTAACCAGAAGAGGGAGCTGGAGGTGGACTGTGGCCTGGACAAGTCCAATTGTGGCAAACAGCAGAATCACACACTGGACTACAATCTGGCCCCAGGCCTTCTGGGCAGGGGTGCCACGCTGGGGAAGTATGTGCACAGTGACAAGAGCTTAGGGGAGAAAGCTCCACTGCGGTTACACAG TGAAAAGCCAGAGTGTCGGATATCAGCGATATGCTCCCCCAGGGACTCCATGTACCAGTCCGTGTGCTTGATATCAgaagagaggaatgaatgtgTCATTGCCACGGAG gTATAA
- the CHAC1 gene encoding glutathione-specific gamma-glutamylcyclotransferase 1 isoform X2, with translation MKQEPRSTPPPSPPAPHLPDAGHRQALWIFGYGSLVWRPDFAFSDSRVGFVRGYSRRFWQGDTFHRGSDEQGCTWGVAYQVRGAQVSEALKYLDVREAVLGGYDTKEVTFHPQDAPDQPLKALAYVATPQNPGYLGPAPEEAIATQILACRGFSGHNLEYLLRLADFMQLCGPQAQDEHLAAIVDAVGTRLPCFCPTKQAVTLI, from the exons ATGAAGCAGGAGCCCCGGAGCACGCCGCCCCCCTCGCCGCCCGCGCCGCACCTCCCGGACGCCGGCCACCGCCAGGCGCTGTGGATCTTTGGCTACGGCTCGCTGGTTTGGAGGCCTGACTTCGCCTTCAGCGACAGCCGCGTGGGCTTCGTGCGCGGGTACAGCCGCCGCTTCTGGCAGGGGGACACCTTCCATCGGGGCAGCGACGAGCAG GGCTGCACCTGGGGCGTGGCCTACCAAGTTCGAGGAGCACAGGTGagtgaggctctgaagtaccTGGATGTGCGGGAGGCTGTGCTTGGTGGCTACGACACGAAGGAAGTGACCTTTCACCCTCAAGATGCCCCTGACCAACCTCTCAAAGCTCTGGCCTATGTGGCCACCCCTCAGAATCCTGGCTACCTGGGCCCTGCACCCGAGGAGGCCATTGCCACACAGATCCTGGCTTGCCGTGGATTCTCAGGCCACAACCTGGAGTACCTACTGCGCCTGGCTGACTTCATGCAGCTCTGTGGGCCCCAGGCCCAGGACGAGCACCTGGCGGCTATTGTGGATGCCGTGGGTACCAGActaccctgcttctgccctaCCAAGCAGGCTGTGACACTGATCTGA
- the DLL4 gene encoding delta-like protein 4 isoform X2, giving the protein MLPADALISKMAVQGSLPVGQNWLLDEQTSPISRLRYSYRVICSDHYYGDSCSRLCRDRDDHFGHYKCQPDGSLSCLPGWTGEYCEEPICLSGCHEQNGYCSKPAECSCRPGWQGPLCNECIPHNGCHHGTCSIPWECNCDEGWGGLFCDQDLNYCTHHSPCKNGATCSNSGQRSYTCTCRPGYTGIDCELELSKCESNPCRNGGSCKDQDGSYRCLCPPGYYGRHCEHSTLSCTDSPCFNGGSCQERSQGASYTCECPPNFTGSNCEKKVDRCTSNPCANGGQCLLRGPTHLCRCRPGFTGTHCEHASSCSHSSCANGGTCHELEHGPVCTCPTGFSGHRCEARVPSGACTLEPCLNGATCYPSVSPDSFVCNCAYGFAGSRCEFPVSLPASFPWVAVSLGVGLVVVLVLLGMVAVAVRQLRLRRPDDSGREAMNNLSDFQKDNLIPAAQLKNTNQKRELEVDCGLDKSNCGKQQNHTLDYNLAPGLLGRGATLGKYVHSDKSLGEKAPLRLHSEKPECRISAICSPRDSMYQSVCLISEERNECVIATEV; this is encoded by the exons ATGCTGCCTGCGGATGCCCTCATCAGCAAGATGGCCGTCCAGGGCTCCCTTCCTGTGGGCCAGAATTGGCTCCTTGATGAGCAGACCAGCCCCATCTCAAGGCTGCGCTACTCTTACCGGGTAATCTGCAGTGACCACTACTATGGAGACAGCTGCTCACGCCTGTGCAGGGATCGTGACGACCACTTCGGCCACTACAAATGCCAGCCAGATGGCAGTTTGTCATGCCTGCCTGGTTGGACGGGAGAATACTGTGAAGAAC CCATCTGTCTCTCTGGCTGCCATGAACAGAATGGCTACTGCAGCAAGCCGGCTGAGTGCAG CTGCCGCCCGGGCTGGCAGGGTCCCCTGTGCAATGAGTGCATCCCCCACAATGGCTGTCACCACGGCACCTGCAGCATCCCCTGGGAATGTAACTGTGACGAGGGCTGGGGAGGCCTATTCTGTGACCAAG ATCTCAACTACTGTACCCACCACTCCCCATGCAAGAATGGGGCAACATGCTCCAACAGTGGGCAGAGGAGCTACACCTGCACTTGCCGCCCTGGCTACACTGGCATTGACTGTGAGTTGGAGCTCAGCAAGTGTGAGAGCAACCCCTGTCGCAATGGAGGCAGCTGTAAG GACCAGGATGGCAGCTACCGATGCCTGTGCCCCCCAGGCTACTATGGCCGGCACTGTGAGCACAGCACCCTGAGCTGCACCGACTCCCCCTGCTTCAATGGGGGCTCCTGCCAGGAGCGCAGCCAGGGGGCAAGCTATACCTGTGAGTGCCCTCCCAACTTCACCGGCTCCAACTGCGAGAAGAAAGTGGACAGGTGCACTAGCAATCCGTGTGCCAATG GAGGCCAGTGCCTTCTCCGAGGCCCAACTCACCTGTGCCGCTGCCGTCCGGGCTTCACAGGCACCCACTGCGAGCATGCCAGCAGCTGCTCCCACAGCTCCTGCGCCAATGGTGGCACCTGTCATGAATTGGAACATGGGCCAGTATGTACCTGCCCCACTGGCTTCTCTGGCCACCGCTGCGAGGCACGGGTGCCCAGTGGAGCTTGCaccttggagccctgcctcaacGGAGCTACCTGCTACCCCAGCGTCTCTCCAGACAGCTTTGTCTGCAACTGTGCCTATGGCTTTGCGGGCAGCCGCTGTGAATTCCCTGTGAGCCTGCCAGCCAGCTTCCCCTGGGTAGCCGTCTCACTGGGTGTGGGGCTAGTGGTTGTGCTGGTGCTGCTGGGCATGGTAGCTGTAGCCGTGCGACAGCTCCGACTCCGACGTCCAGACGACAGTGGCCGGGAAGCCATGAACAACCTATCAGACTTCCAGAAGGACAACCTGATCCCTGCTGCCCAGCTCAAGAACACTAACCAGAAGAGGGAGCTGGAGGTGGACTGTGGCCTGGACAAGTCCAATTGTGGCAAACAGCAGAATCACACACTGGACTACAATCTGGCCCCAGGCCTTCTGGGCAGGGGTGCCACGCTGGGGAAGTATGTGCACAGTGACAAGAGCTTAGGGGAGAAAGCTCCACTGCGGTTACACAG TGAAAAGCCAGAGTGTCGGATATCAGCGATATGCTCCCCCAGGGACTCCATGTACCAGTCCGTGTGCTTGATATCAgaagagaggaatgaatgtgTCATTGCCACGGAG gTATAA